The region GGCATGCGCGCTACCCCCGCAGGAAAGGCGATGAAGGTGCGGATCACCGGCAGCAGCCGGCTGAGGAACACGGTGATGTCGCCGTAGCGCTGGAAGAAGCGGTCGGCCCAGTCCAATTCCCGCCGGCTGAGGAAGATCCAGGAACCATACTTCTCCACCAGCGGACGGCCGCCGTGCGCGCCCACCCAGTAGGCCACCGCCGAGCCCAGGTTGCAGCCCAGCGCCCCCACCGTCGCGACCCACAGCAGGCGGAAGCGCCCGGTGAAGACCAGGTAGCCGGAGAACGGCATGATCACCTCCGAGGGCAGGGGGATGCACGCCGATTCGATGGCCATCAGCAGCAGAATGCCGGCGTAGCCGGAGGTGGAGATGGTCCAGATGACGAAGCCGCTGAGCAGCTTGAGCAGGTTGGCGATCATGCCGCGGGACCCGGTCGGGCAGGGGGCACGTCAGGCCTCGGCCACGCCCGGTGGCGGTTCGCTCTCCTGCGGCAGCGACTGCTCGTAGGCCGCCACTTCGTCGGAGACGTCCTTCTCGCAGCCGGAGCAGACGGCCTCCGCTCCCTCGTTCTCCAGCGACTC is a window of Terriglobales bacterium DNA encoding:
- a CDS encoding DedA family protein; this translates as MIANLLKLLSGFVIWTISTSGYAGILLLMAIESACIPLPSEVIMPFSGYLVFTGRFRLLWVATVGALGCNLGSAVAYWVGAHGGRPLVEKYGSWIFLSRRELDWADRFFQRYGDITVFLSRLLPVIRTFIAFPAGVARMPLARFHAYTFLGSWPWCLGLAWLGMKAGQHWDYLGKYFHKFDAVIGAVIAIGVVWFVWTHWKHRVRTA